Below is a genomic region from Salmo salar unplaced genomic scaffold, Ssal_v3.1, whole genome shotgun sequence.
cattaaaaaaaaaatgcagctttctgctttctctgtgtgtctgtgtgtgtgcatgcgtgcatgtatGTGCGCGTGTGCATGTGCGCGTATACATGTGTTTGTATGTAAAATGACTCCAATCAGTGAATGCAACACTTGTGTGATTGGATGAAACACATATCAGACAGACTGTGATTGGATAAAGTGAATCTCAGACAAACTTATTTCAATCTGATCAGCCAGCAGATAGTTTGCTACTCTACAATTTGACGTACCATTCAAAATCAATTTCCAAAGCATTTACAGCTCCCCTTTAAATTGTTTTGCGCTGACGCCTTACCGCCTCTAACCTTTTAGCTGGTGTGTTTGTTGTCTCAAACTTGTGGAAAAGCAAAAATATACATTTCCCTTCTCAACAAATGGACAGCAGAACTATTTGATCTGTTATTGTTCTGCAAATAGCAGAAAAACATATTTAAGTGTTTGTTCTGTCTACAGGGACAAACAAAGGGCCATTTGGAATCAACCCTGTGGTTAACACATAAACCCACACAGACCCTGAAACTCTCTTACTtgttgtggtgtgtctgtgtgcgttctCCCTGCAGCGATGAAGAAGGGCCGTTTCTGGATCACCCCCGACCCCTACCACAACGACGACAACATCCAGATCGGCCGTGAGGTCAAGATATCCTGCcaggtatgcacacacacacacacacacacacacacacacacacacacacacacacacacacacacacacacacacacacaaaaacacaccatCCCCTTTTCACACACATACTCAACTCGCCACTCCTTCCAGGTGGAGGCCACGCCCCCTGAGGAGCTGACGTTTGGTTGGCTGAAGAATGGGCGTGCCTTGCGTAGCTCTGAGCGAATGGTGATCACCCAGACGGACCCTGACACCTCCCCTGGCACGACCAACCTGGACATCATCGACCTGAAGTTCACTGACTTTGGCACCTACACCTGTGTGGCTGCGCTGAAGGGAGGGGCATACCTGAGATCAGCATAGACGTCaacatctcctccactactggTGAGTCTCACACACCGCCATGTCAGAGCAGGAGATTGACCTATACACTTCCCCACACTTAGTGATCACCCCCCCCAGCATCATACCACCGTGGCGGATAGAGACTTTCGTAAGGTTACACtgagtatgcatcccaaatggcaccgtcttccctatatagtgagctacttttgactagaaccctattggtcctggtcaaaagtagtgcactatatagggaatagggtgccatttgagatgtacAGTTAGTCACACACAGCagtcatacagtatatacatcatCAAGActgtggcaacacacacacacacacacacagtaatataaATGTTCACTTGCGCTAAAACATACACACTGGAGAAATACACTTTCATAATTCCTCTATCTTACAAAAACATCTCATGCTCACCTATTGAATTTGCACCTATTCAGGTGTTGTTTCCACAATGTGACCTATTTTCTTCCCCAAACTAATCTGAATTTAACATCCAATCCTATTGCCTGATATCCAAACTAAATTAATGG
It encodes:
- the LOC123738971 gene encoding MAM domain-containing glycosylphosphatidylinositol anchor protein 2, whose product is MKKGRFWITPDPYHNDDNIQIGREVKISCQVEATPPEELTFGWLKNGRALRSSERMVITQTDPDTSPGTTNLDIIDLKFTDFGTYTCVAALKGGAYLRSA